Part of the Antennarius striatus isolate MH-2024 chromosome 6, ASM4005453v1, whole genome shotgun sequence genome, TGACCCAGACCAGGAAGACTGTGACGACCCAGACTATCAGGTTGATTTCACAAATGTCTCACATCTGGAGAATTAATGTGGccttttattctcattttttaatttataaccCTTTGAGTATtaatgaaagcatgaaagacatCGTGTGTAAACACCAACTTCATAATTTCTGGGTTTCTGCCCTCTGATGCATCCTGGGATTGAGACTTAAGTTAGCGTATAttgtacataaaaaataatagaaaaatatgGTTAAGGCAAATGTCTAACGAGTTAATTTCTATTTCAGTTGGAGCAAGGAGATCAAGCGGACGGTGACCCAGGATACACTACCAGACGTAAACGTACGGTGAAGTCAAAGACTCATCGAGGCCGAATGAGGAAGGAGAGCGAGAACCAGCAGCCTCTGAGCTGCAAACACTGCAGGAAAACCTTCACCAAGCTGCTGCAGCTCAAAGCCCACCAGGCCGTCCACGGGGCGAGCGCAGAGAAGCCGTTCCACTGCTCTCAGTGTGGCAGAGGGTTTTCGTTCCAGCGAAGCCTCAACGCACACATGCTGCTTCATACAGGTGGATGTTCACACAGCTGTTATAAAGAGCTTTTAGACTCCATTTGCAACTgccacacagcaacacacaccaaacacagacacattaaGTTATTGGTTGTGAGACTTGAGTgccttaaaaaataataaaaacagcataaaaatgtattagGAGAGTTATAAAAAAATCAGCATATAATTCTCTTTTCAATATCAATTGTTCCCATATTCAGGTGAGAGACCGCACACCTGTGAGGTCTGTGGGAAGGGTTTCACCCTGAAGCAGCTCCTGAGGAACCACCAGCGTCTCCACGCTGAGGTGCGTCCATTCCACTGTGatcagtgtgggaaaagtttcTACCGAGCCCACGGCCTGAAGATGCATCAGATGGTCCACACAGGAGAGCGGGGGTACAACTGCCAGTACTGCAGCAAAAGCTTCACCATCCAGGGTAACCTGCAGCGCCATCTGCGCATACACACAGGGGAAAAACCCTTCAAATGCGAAACATGTGGTAAAAGCTTCAACCAGGCTGACACTCTGAAAGGCCATCAGCGGACACACACTGGAGAGCGTCCCTTCAGCTGCGACACCTGTGGCAAGTGTTTCATCCAGAAGAGCGCCTTGAGGATGCACCAGAAGACGTCCCACTCAGGGGAGAACGCCCTGGCATGCATCGCATGTGGCGCTGCGGTCGCCTGCGTGGACTCGCTCCGAAAACATCTTCAGTCCCATGCAGCCACTATTCCGTGCACGTGTGTGATCTGTGGCCGGCACCTGAGCTCCATCACTGAGCTGCGCTCACACCAGCAGCTTCACACTGTGGACAGGCCTCACAACTGTGGGCTCTGTGGGAAGAGTTTCAAGTCATCCAGTTACGTCAAGATTCACTTGAAGACGCACAGCGGGGAGAGACCGTTCTCCTGCGACATCTGTGGTCGCATGTTTACACAGCACAGCAGCCTTAAGTCACATCAGGTTGGTTTCcatggttttgttgttttgttttttgtttatggAAATGTTCCATATTCCATGTCCTTTCATGGAAAAAATATCCCAAATTCCCGTCATTTGCTGGTTAGTAGGAACATCCTTTTGTCAGTGAGtagctccaaaaaaaaaaaaaaagatagaagaCAGAGAACATTTGAAAGACATTTGCTTTCACAGCAAAATTTTTCATGAATTTGAAGTAACTGCTGTAAACTATTGAAACTCGATTTGAAATGCAAGATGactaaatttaatgaatttgttattgagattttttctttttaattgtgaATTTTCCTGATGTGTCGTTAAGAGAGTCAGATGAAGCAGACATAGAATTAGAATTCTTGATCTTCGATGTTCtctgtataaaaatattttttgtgtgtgctccTCTCAGGTGGTCCACTCAGGAGAAAAACCATTCAGTTGTGACACGTGTGGGAAATGCTTCAGCAACATGGGCAATCTGAACAGACATCAGCGTATCCACACTGGGGAGAAGCCGTTCACTTGTGACATATGTGGACGCAGCTTTAACCAGGGCAACAGTCTGAAAGCCCACCAGCAGATACACACTGGGGAGAAACAGTTCATGTGTGACAAGTGTGGGAAGAGTTTCTCCTACCTGAGGAACCTGAAGGACCACAAGTGTTTCTATGTCTGAAGTGTCACTGTGACTGGGTTTTTTGTTGAGGACTAAAATGAGTGGATGGATTATCATTTTCATTGAAAGTCGTTTTGGTAACTATGAAACTGGGTTGTTAGATCTGCTTATTTAACAGTGATGATGTCCTTGAGAAACAAGGTGGCGATAGATGAAAGACAGCACAGAGAACAGATGAGTGAACAAATAAGTTCAAACTCTTAAAAGTTGAAGTGAAGACACACTGTGATCAGTGTGTGGTAATAATCAATGAGTGAGTTAAAAAGATATGAAAGCTTTGGTAAAACAGAAGAGATtatgtaaattatttatttgaatgtatttGTAAGTTGATGTTTTGGTGAATGTTTAAGAATCCTACATTAAATTTAGATTCTAAATATAAGGGATTAAATATATCACATTAAATCAACCCGTGATTTTCATCCTACAACAACTAATAAGAGTGAtaagaatgaaacaaaatttgTGATTAACTCCTAGACATACAAATTTTCCTTCTATTAAAAAAGTTGAGTGAACATTGTTAATAGATTTATTGTAAGTTTATGATTCATTTCATAAACTTGTGATAAGTAAGTTTATGAAAATGAACTTATTTATTATAAGTTTATAGACGTCGTATAGTAGAAGTTAAAACATGTTTAGTGTTTGACTGCCTTTGCTGCTAATTTAAAGTTGTATTCCCGATGTAACCTGTAAAATATAAGATTATAAATTATTACTAAAATTGCCTTTTGGCTTGTCCCattaggggttgccacagcgtgtcatccttctTCCATCTTAGATAAAAGCTTTGTTGtttgaaaaccttttttaagccggatgcccttcctgccacaaccgtctgtactgtatgtatctgagcttgggaccggcctacagttgATCTAGCTTATGTTCCCGTAGGGCTTTTTAAATGCTGTCAGTCAGATGAACTCATCAAACACTCAACATCGGTCCTGATAATTCAATTTAATGTATGATGATTAACAAATACTTTGGGAGTAATTATCCAACAATTACAATTATCATTATACAAAACCAAGAACATATAGTTAGACTTAAGTTACAccatttaatacattttctttaaccccaaaattttcttttcaattcaaTCATTAAAAAAGATTCTTGCATTATTTTGAAAGAATCTGTCATGCCAATTTGCAGCATCACATTAGCCCAGTGCAAATAAAATCCCTGAATTAATCTTACACCAATCTTTGAATGTGCAGGTATACCTCGGAGCaccaaaatggaaaataaccaTTTGCGGTTCTGTACATTACTAATgagtgcattttcaataatatttggttaatacaaatctattttaaagtttacaaacaattaaattttttaatatagtccTGAAATTTTTTTGCCGTTGCTTATTTCACATTAAAGGTAACGGGCTGCTATACAGGTTAATTATATGataaatcttttaattttatttattgtgctgtaatctgatattcattcattttcacaaccacTTCATCTGTTGTCATGAGTGTTAGAATTGAGGAGCTGGAGTATctcagctggcttagggcgtgaggcaggggaaactccaggctcTATGCCAATAGAGGGCTTTTATTGATTTACTAGTAATTttacgattccaatatttgtggtggacagacgtaaaatcaaataaaatgacgtaaacttgatttttatttttccatgctttttttaaacaacataaCTCGACTAATGCTGAGGTAAAAATGTACATTCGAACAGTGTACAGCTTTCCCAGATGTAGttgcaaacatgttttaaaaccaAGAATAGACAGAAAACGCAAAGGCAGGGCGGAGTTTCATAACAAAGGTTGTAACAGAGGATTTGCAGCTATGAGAAAAATCAGATTTACTATTTCTAGAGTAAATGAAGGTGATGAGCCACCCATGGCTATTGTAATACAGTGATCTTGTAACAACAGATGGGACTGAACCACTTGAGTGAGTAGTATAGACCGAGGATGTGATGATGAAAAAGAAGTAGGAGTGGTGGAGTTTGACAAAGATAGGAAGCAGATTGGTTTATCCCTTAAtatgtgtctgtgcatgttaATCCAGCTGCACATGTGTGTAATATGTGGATCGGTGCAGTTCCACAAATTAGCTGACAAATAGATGTCACTAAGGTTTTCTAAGAACTCAAAAGTTCCACTCTCCACTGTTTTTAGCTGGTTTGACCTTAAACTCAATTTCTGGAGGTTATATAGTCCCTGAAATACATCTGATTGCAAGTGATCCAATTTATTGCCATCCAAGTTTAGTTCTGTCAACTTTGAAAGAGAAGCAAAGAGCTTAGGGTGTATACTACTCAGGCTGTTGTTATGAAGCAAAAGCTTGTGAAGGTTGTGCAGATGAGAGAAGATGTTGAAAGGAATGTCACGGAGCTGATTGACACTAATATTAAGCTTTTTGAGGTGGATTAACCCTACAAAGGTATCCGGAGACAGTGCTGAGAGGTGGTTTTTGTCCAGATTCAACATAGTGAGACTTGTTAGAGTCACAAATAGTCTTGTAGGAAGGTTGCTTAAGGGGTTTCCATCAAGTAGTAACTCGTTTAAACTGACTAGGTCTCTGAAATGGTCTCGGTGTAGGGAAACAACATGGTTGTGAGAGAGTTTCAGTGATTTTAGTTTCACTAAACCCTGAAATACTAAGGAATCTACAAACCCGATGTTGTTGTCACTGAGATTAATTTCCCTGAGCTCCTTCATCTCACTGAAAACACCATTGTGAAGTTGCCTCAGAGCATTACCCTCCAAGTACAGGCTCTCCAGGGAATTGAGTTTGTTGAACACATCAGGATGGAGCTCCTGGATCTCATTGTTTGACAACTGTAGCTCAATCAGTTTGGACAGTGCATCAAATGCTTCAACTTGTATCACAGAGATCTGATTATCATCCAGTTGCAGGTCTTGCAGGTTTTTCAAGTTACTGAATATGTCCAGAGGAAGCAATGTCAGTCTGTTCCTGTACAAATCAAGTAACTCAAGGCTTCCCAGGTCCTTAAAGACCTTTGAGGGAAGATAATTTATTAGGTTGAGACTGACATCCAGTTCCCTCAGCAGGGTCAGACCTCTCAGGGATCCCTCAGGCAGAGTGGTCAGTTTGTTGTTGCTCAAGTCTAGATGAACCAACGAATTCAGTGAAGAGAAGCAATCATCTGGAAGGCTAACAAGGCTGTTCTTCTGAAGAAAAAGATACTTCAGACTATTTATGTCACTCATAGCCTTTGTTGGAACAGTAACTAGCATGTTGCCACTCAGATCAAGGTGTTGTAGACCTGTTGCTCCTCTGAAGCTGGCCTTATCCATACTTCTGATTCTGTTTCTCGACACAATAAGCTTCTCTAATGTACTTGAGTTCTTGAACACACCTTCCTCTATCTGTGTTAAATTGTTGCAGGTCAGGTAGAGCTCCACCAGGTTGAAGGCTCCTTCCAATCCACCAACCTGTAATACCTGTATCTGGTTAAAGTTCACATACAGTGTCTTCATGTTAACTAGTCCCCTGAGGAATCCAGTTGGTAGATATTTCATTTGGTTCTCACTCAGGTCCAGTAAGGTGAGAGCAGGGCAGTTTTGGAACTGGCCAGGGTGGAGAAACATCAGGCCATTGGCACGGAGGAAGAGCTCAGTCAGCTTTGTCATATTGGGCCACAGTGGGTTGGCAGAGAAAAAGACATTCATCTTATTCTTTGTCAGATCCAGGACCTTGCAGAGTATTCAGGAAGGAAAGAAATCTGTATATTAAATTCTGTAGACATAGAGATAATATTTTCGTATCATCAGTGAGATTTGTTTTTTATCGTCCTTTATCCTGTAAAAATGTTCAATATATGTTAGTTCAGTATTTTAAGGGTGGTTATTCACTTAACTATTTCTTGTATAGAGGACATGTCAAATTTAACTTGGGACTTTCCTACTGTAGGAGTCTCTGATTGGCTAGTAGAACATCAAACACTTCATGTGAAGTACAATTTTCGGGGTTGCTATGTGTTTCATACCTGCAGATTTTCCAGCCCACGCTTAGGTATTTCCTCTATCTCATTGTATGAGATATACAGCTTATCTGTGCGGTCTGGTAAGGTAGGGATCTGGTGCAGTCCTGTCCCCTGACATGCAATAACGGCCATATTGTTGAAACACTGGCAAGGTGGGGGACAGACTTTACGTGCCCACACGAAAAGGTGCAGCGAGACCAGAATTAAGACTCCAAGCATGGTCAGCTccaactaaaaacaaaaatcaaacatgaaattTTCAATGTTGTAATAGTATTACATCCCCCTTCAAAGAGGTGATGTACtctaattgtcagtgtttgtgtattcgtccgttcgttcgtccgtccgtccgtttgtatgtccaccaaatatcttcaagaccgttgcagatagaaagatgaaacaagaagcacattacttgggcggcaaacgggatgaaaatgagatgatgagcttgaccttaagaaaactaggtcaaggtcaaatttcaaatttgtaCACTCAaaaaccggataagatagaaagacgagggagatggccagtgtgagtaagaccgttgatcaaagctagtattttccgcactataaggcacacctaaaatcttttaattttctcaatttcttataatcgaatgtgccttatatacagaatatgaaaaaaagtttatagtagaccattcattgaagatgagttctcagatgtgttttaaaatccaatgagccttatgtatgaaaaatgttttgaaaatacgccattcattgaaggtgcgccttataatgcggaaaatattgtatgtcagagcactagctttgatctatggtcttactcacactggctttctccatatgcactagtctatacACTAGTCAGGTagtactttcagggtaccctgacctaccctgaaagtaggtcagggtaagtcacagaatgttgcagtctatgactgccttgtttaaagCTTGCTTTGTACTAGtgcaacaacatctgaaaaataatTCCGTAAACTAGAAGTTTGTTATACGTAACTTCACAACATTTTAACAATTCAGTGTGCCTTCGATCTTTGCGGTAAttgcgttccaggaacaacacgcgattaatgaattccgcaatagagcaaCAAAGTAGTACTTTCAGggtatcttattatttacggtaatttaaatttaaatttatgaaccctcctcatactaatattaaaccactttctatctgtgttaccttagCCCACACTCTTACTGACTGTTTaaggcacttttgtgtctcacgaaagtcccaGACTCACGCAACTGAGTGCACTTCcagatgttgtcagccaatagaatgcgcgtacgatatcacgtgactgccaaccTAAAATCCGctatgaggtgaagtcacaagcTCGATGCGCGAATGCACAATGCACgggggcgcactgtatatgttTTCTCTACGTTCAGGAAGCAttcttttaagtgtttttcATCTAATTATATTCTGAATTGACTTTATGTTCTTTATAACGGACATAAGTTATATTCCAGAAGGAAGACAGTGTCagaataaacaaggcagtcagagactgcaacatcccgcgacttaccctgacttacttttagggtaggtcagggtaccctgaaagtagtacctaaAGTGATAATTACTCATTcttcctgatttatttttatatcaaacACTGAAATGTCTGCAACACAAGTTATTTGTGCCAAGTAATAAATTTACATTTCAGTTACcttagaattattatttttctataataatgtaagttttaattttttttgccttgCTGGATAAttgtaatttctttaaaatcaaACTTAC contains:
- the LOC137596985 gene encoding oocyte zinc finger protein XlCOF6-like; the protein is MCDVEAQVGVILDLMVNTTVAEMTKVMACFDSTRPAGSSCEAETQQGAPPDRVIQFRVFMTSLAREAVTKICQLFHEYSSLLQLEVTKGAAETDDMRRRLEGAEMELKLALEGSRGQREVNEESKRPLAGGAEEEAVHSQRSGRKSRRVVACGETGVKRSPIIHLWKGRTHEDNVRPLMIKEEGLEALANQATSDSGLCRADPDQEDCDDPDYQLEQGDQADGDPGYTTRRKRTVKSKTHRGRMRKESENQQPLSCKHCRKTFTKLLQLKAHQAVHGASAEKPFHCSQCGRGFSFQRSLNAHMLLHTGERPHTCEVCGKGFTLKQLLRNHQRLHAEVRPFHCDQCGKSFYRAHGLKMHQMVHTGERGYNCQYCSKSFTIQGNLQRHLRIHTGEKPFKCETCGKSFNQADTLKGHQRTHTGERPFSCDTCGKCFIQKSALRMHQKTSHSGENALACIACGAAVACVDSLRKHLQSHAATIPCTCVICGRHLSSITELRSHQQLHTVDRPHNCGLCGKSFKSSSYVKIHLKTHSGERPFSCDICGRMFTQHSSLKSHQVVHSGEKPFSCDTCGKCFSNMGNLNRHQRIHTGEKPFTCDICGRSFNQGNSLKAHQQIHTGEKQFMCDKCGKSFSYLRNLKDHKCFYV
- the si:dkey-182i3.11 gene encoding leucine-rich repeat-containing protein 15 produces the protein MLGVLILVSLHLFVWARKVCPPPCQCFNNMAVIACQGTGLHQIPTLPDRTDKLYISYNEIEEIPKRGLENLQVLDLTKNKMNVFFSANPLWPNMTKLTELFLRANGLMFLHPGQFQNCPALTLLDLSENQMKYLPTGFLRGLVNMKTLYVNFNQIQVLQVGGLEGAFNLVELYLTCNNLTQIEEGVFKNSSTLEKLIVSRNRIRSMDKASFRGATGLQHLDLSGNMLVTVPTKAMSDINSLKYLFLQKNSLVSLPDDCFSSLNSLVHLDLSNNKLTTLPEGSLRGLTLLRELDVSLNLINYLPSKVFKDLGSLELLDLYRNRLTLLPLDIFSNLKNLQDLQLDDNQISVIQVEAFDALSKLIELQLSNNEIQELHPDVFNKLNSLESLYLEGNALRQLHNGVFSEMKELREINLSDNNIGFVDSLVFQGLVKLKSLKLSHNHVVSLHRDHFRDLVSLNELLLDGNPLSNLPTRLFVTLTSLTMLNLDKNHLSALSPDTFVGLIHLKKLNISVNQLRDIPFNIFSHLHNLHKLLLHNNSLSSIHPKLFASLSKLTELNLDGNKLDHLQSDVFQGLYNLQKLSLRSNQLKTVESGTFEFLENLSDIYLSANLWNCTDPHITHMCSWINMHRHILRDKPICFLSLSNSTTPTSFSSSHPRSILLTQVVQSHLLLQDHCITIAMGGSSPSFTLEIVNLIFLIAANPLLQPLL